In a genomic window of Candidatus Bathyarchaeota archaeon:
- a CDS encoding C2H2-type zinc finger protein, producing MMSRASIKRRRSTPETRAGQYMCPECGQVFETKKEVDNHIQTMHEPHIRMLYGVLSSGGD from the coding sequence ATGATGAGTCGAGCATCGATTAAACGCCGGAGAAGCACTCCGGAGACCCGCGCTGGACAATACATGTGTCCCGAATGCGGGCAAGTATTTGAAACCAAAAAAGAAGTCGACAACCACATCCAAACGATGCATGAGCCCCACATCCGCATGCTTTACGGCGTACTTAGCAGTGGCGGCGACTAG
- a CDS encoding Em GEA1 (EM1): MEVTELSNKQKDEDMNSTDKGKMTVQEAGRRGGAKGGPRVRELIEEGKAYEEG; this comes from the coding sequence ATGGAGGTGACGGAACTGTCAAACAAACAAAAAGACGAAGACATGAACAGCACAGATAAAGGAAAAATGACGGTTCAAGAGGCAGGCAGAAGAGGCGGCGCTAAAGGCGGGCCACGCGTCCGTGAACTCATCGAGGAAGGCAAAGCATATGAAGAGGGATAA
- a CDS encoding RsmB/NOP family class I SAM-dependent RNA methyltransferase: MLREAYTVAIETLSWMEMRRLNERAALVRTIKQLNVGDPSVIRFAYGLVVEATRRKNLIDKLINNVVAPKKIGEYTQGIQAFLRLYVYQTRIAKNWEGLNLKEAEAIASLGRAILGWQTMREVEPCLGFLLTRQLQPIMEAAGDMEKIALHTYHPVWFVEYCFKMFGQEQAQAFLEGSINPPPTYLRINTLSASEEEVVQRLALEGIKLQKVPSLQYTYEVLEHKQPLNGLASYRDGLFYVQDKASCYATEVADPKAGQVVFDVCAAPGAKTTFLAQLMQNQGIIYSVDFSAKRMHTWNKETKHMGTKIAAPLISDARVSIPLTEQADLVVLDPPCTSTGVFAKQPSAKWRLSPRSIQNMSELQYKIISNCADKVKVGGALTYSTCSITEEENEGVIERFLQEHPEFELVDIEPKIGLPGLRGLVGCQRLYPHLHHCNGFFIAKLCKTRQAEA, encoded by the coding sequence TTGCTGCGAGAAGCCTACACTGTTGCTATAGAAACCCTAAGTTGGATGGAGATGCGACGACTCAACGAGCGCGCTGCCCTAGTTCGCACCATAAAGCAGCTTAACGTAGGCGACCCCAGTGTCATACGTTTTGCTTACGGTTTAGTTGTTGAAGCCACCCGACGCAAAAACCTCATCGATAAACTCATAAACAATGTTGTGGCGCCCAAAAAAATAGGTGAATACACTCAGGGTATCCAAGCGTTTTTGCGCCTCTACGTTTACCAAACCCGCATAGCCAAAAACTGGGAGGGCTTAAACCTCAAAGAAGCCGAAGCCATCGCCAGCCTCGGACGCGCCATCCTCGGATGGCAAACCATGCGCGAAGTTGAACCCTGCTTAGGTTTCCTCTTAACACGGCAGCTTCAACCAATAATGGAAGCCGCTGGTGACATGGAAAAAATCGCTTTGCACACTTATCATCCTGTATGGTTTGTGGAGTACTGCTTCAAAATGTTCGGGCAAGAGCAGGCTCAAGCCTTCTTAGAGGGCAGCATTAACCCGCCGCCTACCTACCTCCGCATCAACACGCTATCCGCTTCTGAGGAGGAAGTCGTGCAGAGGCTTGCGTTAGAAGGCATTAAACTCCAAAAAGTCCCCTCCTTACAGTATACCTATGAGGTTTTGGAGCATAAACAGCCCCTAAACGGCTTAGCAAGCTACCGTGATGGGCTCTTTTATGTTCAGGACAAAGCAAGCTGTTATGCCACCGAAGTCGCAGACCCCAAAGCTGGGCAGGTCGTTTTTGATGTCTGCGCTGCCCCCGGCGCTAAAACCACTTTTCTGGCGCAGCTTATGCAAAACCAAGGCATCATCTACTCCGTAGACTTCTCAGCAAAACGCATGCATACCTGGAACAAGGAAACCAAGCATATGGGCACAAAAATCGCTGCGCCCCTCATCTCCGACGCCCGCGTCTCCATACCCTTAACTGAGCAGGCTGACCTCGTGGTGTTGGACCCGCCCTGCACCAGCACCGGCGTCTTTGCCAAGCAACCTAGCGCGAAGTGGCGGCTAAGCCCCCGATCCATCCAGAACATGTCCGAGCTCCAATACAAAATAATCAGCAACTGCGCGGACAAAGTCAAAGTCGGCGGCGCCTTAACCTACTCGACCTGCAGCATAACCGAGGAAGAAAACGAAGGCGTAATCGAGCGTTTCCTTCAAGAGCACCCCGAATTTGAACTCGTCGATATTGAACCCAAGATTGGCTTGCCTGGGCTGCGGGGTTTAGTTGGGTGTCAACGGCTCTATCCGCATCTGCATCACTGCAACGGCTTCTTTATAGCGAAGCTCTGCAAAACCCGCCAAGCGGAAGCATAG
- a CDS encoding DUF488 domain-containing protein, which produces MESELVVFTVGHSTRTLEEFIELLQANKVTLVVDVRTVPHSRHNPQFNKENLPNHLKPSGIKYIHMPDIGGLRRPKPNSENLALDIDLRGYADFMQTKEFTEQLLKIVALAQTNRLALMCAEALPWKCHRGLISDALVARHIRVLHIISKADTVTHLLNELAQVEGTKVTYPLYPKETKQRTLGEFGTV; this is translated from the coding sequence ATGGAATCTGAGTTAGTGGTTTTTACAGTGGGGCACTCTACCCGAACCCTTGAAGAATTCATCGAACTCCTCCAAGCCAACAAAGTGACCTTAGTGGTGGATGTCCGAACGGTTCCCCACAGCCGCCACAACCCCCAATTCAACAAAGAAAACCTCCCCAACCACCTCAAACCCAGCGGCATCAAATACATCCACATGCCCGATATCGGCGGCTTACGCAGACCCAAACCCAACAGCGAAAACCTCGCCCTCGACATCGACCTGCGGGGCTACGCGGATTTTATGCAAACCAAAGAATTCACCGAGCAACTCCTAAAAATCGTAGCCTTAGCACAGACAAATCGCCTTGCCTTGATGTGTGCGGAGGCGTTGCCGTGGAAGTGCCATAGGGGTTTGATTTCGGATGCGTTGGTTGCACGGCATATTCGGGTGCTACACATCATCAGTAAGGCGGATACGGTTACGCATCTGCTAAATGAGTTGGCGCAGGTGGAGGGCACCAAAGTAACGTATCCACTTTATCCAAAGGAGACAAAACAGCGGACACTGGGAGAATTCGGAACCGTTTAA
- a CDS encoding archaeal proteasome endopeptidase complex subunit alpha, whose protein sequence is MSVFAAPGAYDRAITVFSPDGRLFQVEYAMELVNRGATILGIQTSEGLVLGSEENIEVLEEAGYSYKIFRVDDHIGAAIVGLSSDARILIDQARIYAQSNKLTYDEPIDVEVVTKRICDIQQMYTQHAGVRPFGVSIIFGGVDKSGSRVFGTHPSGTYRGYKATALGAGRETVLNILKEDYKDDLSLDASIKLAVKCLVKALEARQLPPRIKIAVIPTATKKMEMLNDSTVEGYIKELGSSK, encoded by the coding sequence ATGTCTGTATTTGCAGCCCCTGGAGCATATGACCGTGCAATAACTGTTTTCTCACCTGACGGACGCCTCTTCCAAGTTGAGTACGCTATGGAACTGGTCAACCGCGGAGCCACGATACTTGGCATCCAAACCTCTGAAGGACTGGTTTTGGGTTCCGAAGAGAACATTGAAGTACTCGAAGAAGCAGGCTATTCATATAAGATTTTCCGAGTAGACGACCACATTGGCGCAGCCATTGTCGGGTTAAGCAGCGATGCACGTATCCTAATTGATCAAGCACGTATTTACGCGCAAAGTAACAAATTAACATATGACGAACCAATCGATGTAGAAGTCGTAACCAAACGCATCTGCGACATCCAACAGATGTATACGCAGCATGCAGGTGTGCGACCCTTCGGTGTATCCATCATTTTTGGCGGCGTCGACAAAAGCGGTTCCCGCGTATTTGGCACGCACCCCAGCGGAACCTACCGCGGCTACAAAGCCACCGCATTAGGCGCAGGCAGAGAAACAGTGCTAAACATCCTCAAAGAGGATTACAAAGATGACCTAAGTCTTGACGCCAGCATAAAACTCGCAGTAAAATGCTTAGTTAAGGCACTTGAAGCACGCCAACTCCCGCCCAGAATCAAAATCGCAGTCATCCCAACCGCCACCAAAAAAATGGAAATGTTAAACGACAGCACAGTAGAAGGCTACATCAAAGAACTGGGTTCGAGCAAGTGA
- a CDS encoding ribosome assembly factor SBDS, with protein sequence MSEKFTVARLTRENEHFEILVKPHKALDYRNGKASSITEVLAAEIIFSDANKGTKVSEESMKKAFRTVDTLKIADEILKKGTLQLTTDQRRKMVEDKKRQVIDFISRQAVDPKTNLPHPPARIENAMEQIRYPIDPYKPVEEQAKDIVKLLRPILPLKIEQVVVAIKIPTQFAARAYGSIKPLGTIKREEWRGDGSWYGELELPAGAYASLLNKLGDLTKGSGEAKIIS encoded by the coding sequence ATGAGTGAAAAGTTCACCGTTGCACGTTTAACCAGAGAAAATGAACATTTTGAAATCTTAGTCAAGCCCCATAAAGCTCTTGACTACCGTAACGGCAAAGCCTCCTCTATAACCGAGGTTTTAGCCGCAGAAATCATTTTTTCTGACGCCAACAAAGGCACAAAAGTTTCCGAAGAATCAATGAAAAAAGCCTTCCGCACAGTGGATACACTCAAAATAGCAGATGAAATCCTAAAAAAAGGAACCCTGCAATTAACCACCGACCAAAGAAGAAAAATGGTCGAAGATAAAAAAAGACAAGTAATCGACTTCATTTCCCGACAAGCCGTTGACCCCAAAACAAATCTCCCCCATCCTCCCGCACGCATCGAAAATGCAATGGAACAAATCCGCTACCCCATCGACCCCTACAAACCAGTAGAGGAACAAGCCAAAGACATCGTTAAACTGCTGCGACCAATTCTGCCACTAAAAATCGAGCAAGTCGTGGTTGCAATCAAGATTCCGACGCAGTTTGCTGCGCGTGCTTATGGCTCAATTAAGCCGTTGGGCACCATTAAACGGGAGGAATGGCGCGGCGATGGCTCATGGTATGGCGAATTGGAGTTGCCCGCAGGCGCCTATGCTTCGTTGCTAAACAAGCTGGGTGACCTAACTAAGGGAAGTGGAGAAGCAAAAATAATCTCTTAA
- the rrp4 gene encoding exosome complex RNA-binding protein Rrp4, protein MPTFFEKKQLVTPGEMLAEGDYMPGENTFVEAGKIFASRIGLVDSDNKKVNVVALRAFYVPKTGDIVIGTVLEVGFNGWTIDIKAPYNALLRASDVLSRPFKPQNDELSAVLTAGDLIVAKIASYDRAHDPQLTVGEPGLGKITRGQILHVTPTKIPRVIGRKGSMISMIKQETNCQIILGLNGVILVTGKTIEEEELAIEAIRKIEQESHTSGLTDRITQLLKEKKVVKVEENQQ, encoded by the coding sequence ATGCCAACATTCTTTGAAAAAAAACAGCTCGTGACGCCCGGAGAAATGCTCGCTGAAGGCGACTATATGCCTGGCGAAAACACGTTTGTGGAAGCAGGCAAGATCTTCGCCTCAAGGATTGGACTCGTAGACAGCGACAACAAAAAAGTCAACGTGGTTGCACTAAGAGCGTTTTATGTGCCAAAAACGGGTGACATTGTTATTGGAACAGTATTAGAAGTTGGATTCAACGGCTGGACCATCGACATTAAAGCACCCTACAATGCACTGCTACGTGCATCAGACGTATTAAGCAGGCCCTTTAAGCCTCAAAACGACGAGTTATCCGCAGTCCTCACAGCAGGCGACCTGATTGTTGCCAAAATCGCCAGCTATGACCGCGCCCACGACCCCCAATTAACCGTGGGTGAACCTGGATTAGGCAAGATTACCCGCGGCCAAATTTTGCATGTGACCCCAACGAAAATCCCCCGTGTCATCGGACGCAAAGGCTCCATGATTTCCATGATTAAACAGGAAACCAACTGCCAAATCATCCTTGGACTCAACGGAGTCATCCTGGTCACTGGCAAAACTATAGAAGAAGAGGAACTAGCCATCGAGGCTATCCGCAAAATCGAGCAAGAATCCCACACCAGCGGTCTCACTGACCGTATTACCCAGTTATTGAAAGAAAAGAAAGTTGTTAAAGTGGAGGAAAACCAACAATGA
- the rrp41 gene encoding exosome complex exonuclease Rrp41 yields MNEKSDKLIDKKGIRLDGRKADELRSVKLQVGVLSNADGSAYIEHGKNKILAAAFGPREMHPKHLAQPDRMVLRCRYHMAPFSVQERKSPAPSRREVELSKVIKESLEPALFLELYPRTGVDVFVEVLQADGGTRCASITAAALAIADAGVPMKDLVVACAAGKVDDTVVVDLFDAEDKLGAADVPVAYMPNLNAVTLLQMDGVLNPEEFEKAVNMAMEGCKKIYAMQKEALKTKYMVVKEVEE; encoded by the coding sequence ATGAATGAAAAATCCGATAAATTAATTGACAAGAAAGGTATCCGATTGGACGGCAGAAAGGCAGACGAACTTCGTTCAGTTAAACTGCAAGTCGGCGTTCTCTCCAACGCGGACGGATCCGCATACATCGAACACGGCAAAAACAAAATCCTCGCAGCCGCGTTCGGCCCCAGAGAAATGCACCCAAAACATCTCGCTCAACCTGACCGCATGGTTCTGCGTTGCCGCTACCATATGGCGCCTTTCAGCGTTCAAGAACGCAAATCTCCCGCACCATCTCGAAGAGAAGTTGAATTAAGCAAAGTCATAAAGGAATCTCTCGAACCCGCCCTGTTCTTAGAACTTTACCCCCGCACAGGCGTAGACGTATTTGTTGAGGTTCTGCAAGCTGATGGAGGCACCCGATGCGCAAGTATCACCGCCGCTGCACTCGCAATCGCAGATGCAGGCGTCCCCATGAAGGACCTAGTCGTTGCATGCGCCGCAGGCAAAGTCGACGACACTGTAGTTGTGGATCTCTTTGACGCTGAAGACAAACTCGGCGCCGCAGACGTTCCAGTCGCCTATATGCCAAACCTAAACGCAGTGACTCTGCTACAGATGGATGGTGTTCTCAATCCTGAGGAATTCGAGAAAGCAGTCAACATGGCGATGGAAGGATGCAAGAAAATCTATGCCATGCAAAAAGAAGCATTAAAAACAAAATATATGGTTGTTAAGGAGGTCGAAGAGTAA
- the rrp42 gene encoding exosome complex protein Rrp42: MSSLVTKVRLRQIEQLLEKGKRLDERGLQDYREIKIEQGIIEKAEGSARVLLGKTEVLVGVKVETGEPFPDTPNDGVMTVNAELVPIASPHFEPGPPDENSIELARVVDRGIRESHAIDTEKLCIEAGKKVFVVFVDVYVLNHDGNLIDASAMAAIAALLNTKMPNYEIKDGELKIKQGYTQLPMKSHPVTVTLGKINNKLIIDPGVEEESVMDSRITFATNEAGNICAIQKGGSGFFTPQQILDASKIALEKAAELRKKLNW; the protein is encoded by the coding sequence ATGTCATCACTCGTTACTAAAGTCCGACTACGACAAATAGAACAACTCCTCGAGAAAGGCAAACGCCTCGACGAACGAGGACTACAAGACTACCGCGAAATAAAAATCGAACAAGGAATCATCGAGAAAGCTGAAGGTTCCGCCCGCGTATTACTCGGCAAAACCGAAGTGCTCGTAGGCGTCAAAGTTGAAACTGGAGAACCCTTCCCCGACACACCAAACGACGGTGTCATGACCGTTAACGCTGAACTTGTCCCGATTGCATCACCCCACTTTGAACCCGGACCACCCGACGAAAACAGCATCGAACTCGCCCGCGTCGTTGACCGCGGAATCAGAGAATCTCACGCTATCGACACAGAAAAACTCTGCATTGAAGCCGGCAAAAAAGTCTTCGTAGTATTCGTTGATGTCTACGTCTTAAACCACGACGGTAACCTTATTGACGCATCTGCAATGGCTGCTATCGCTGCACTTCTCAACACAAAGATGCCAAACTACGAAATCAAAGACGGCGAACTCAAAATCAAACAAGGCTACACTCAGCTACCTATGAAGAGTCACCCCGTAACAGTCACCTTAGGCAAAATCAACAACAAACTAATCATTGACCCGGGTGTTGAAGAAGAATCTGTTATGGACTCACGCATTACCTTTGCAACTAATGAGGCTGGTAACATCTGTGCCATTCAGAAGGGCGGCTCAGGCTTTTTCACACCGCAACAGATTTTAGACGCTTCAAAGATTGCACTGGAGAAAGCAGCAGAACTGCGTAAGAAACTCAACTGGTGA
- a CDS encoding KEOPS complex subunit Pcc1, with amino-acid sequence MSSKRAQASIRLNFPDQKQLTTLLAALSPETHATATRRANVNLQKDENSLVLTVEAEDTVALRATLNAYLHWINSTLSVIDAVEKS; translated from the coding sequence ATGTCCTCTAAACGTGCCCAAGCCAGCATACGCCTAAACTTTCCTGATCAAAAACAACTAACCACTCTGCTTGCCGCATTGAGCCCCGAAACGCATGCGACGGCAACACGGCGAGCCAACGTTAACCTGCAAAAAGACGAGAACTCTCTGGTACTAACGGTTGAAGCGGAAGACACTGTGGCGCTGCGGGCAACACTTAACGCTTATTTGCATTGGATAAACTCCACCTTAAGTGTGATTGACGCTGTTGAGAAAAGTTAG
- a CDS encoding 30S ribosomal protein S13, which produces MSQEYRYIVRIMGTDVTGTLKTSYAVSQIKGVSSSLSNAILRKAGVNPDLRVGYITESDVAKIEDVIRDPVKYNIPAWMFNRRKDTETGKDVHVLSADLAFKIKTDIDGAKEIRSWRGYRHAYSLKVRGQRTKTTGRQGKSLGVKKKTLLQKPGAPAAGGK; this is translated from the coding sequence ATGTCACAGGAATATCGCTATATTGTTCGTATCATGGGTACAGACGTTACAGGTACCCTCAAGACGTCTTACGCAGTCTCACAAATCAAAGGCGTCAGCTCAAGTCTTTCCAATGCCATTCTCCGCAAGGCAGGCGTAAACCCTGACCTCCGAGTAGGCTACATAACAGAGTCTGACGTAGCAAAAATTGAAGACGTTATCCGGGATCCAGTTAAATATAACATCCCTGCTTGGATGTTTAACCGCCGCAAAGACACCGAAACCGGAAAAGACGTTCATGTTCTAAGCGCAGACTTAGCATTCAAAATAAAAACTGATATTGACGGAGCCAAAGAAATCAGGTCTTGGCGTGGATACCGCCATGCTTACAGCCTGAAAGTTCGCGGTCAACGCACCAAAACAACTGGACGCCAAGGCAAATCTCTAGGTGTCAAAAAGAAGACACTACTCCAGAAACCTGGCGCTCCCGCTGCTGGAGGCAAATAA
- a CDS encoding 30S ribosomal protein S4: protein MGDPKKQRKKFETPRFPWRKDILQEELKLQGQYGLRNKHELWRHKTTLSKARGIARSLISKPAEERAKMENELLSQLKKKGILQETAVLDNVLDLTIEDILERRLQTIVFRKGLARTIFQSRQLITHGHVTIDNRRVTIPGFIVPKEAEAKIVYSPESAVASPEHALRVGLTVVAKQPEVRQPTRGRRGGRGGGRF, encoded by the coding sequence ATGGGAGATCCAAAGAAGCAACGTAAAAAGTTTGAGACGCCACGTTTTCCTTGGCGTAAAGACATCCTCCAAGAAGAACTAAAACTTCAAGGACAATACGGCTTACGAAACAAACATGAACTCTGGCGCCACAAAACCACCCTATCTAAAGCCAGAGGCATCGCCCGTTCACTCATCAGCAAACCTGCTGAAGAAAGAGCAAAAATGGAAAACGAGCTCCTTTCTCAACTAAAAAAGAAAGGTATCTTGCAGGAAACTGCAGTCCTTGACAATGTGCTCGACTTAACCATCGAAGACATCTTGGAACGCAGACTCCAAACAATCGTTTTCCGCAAGGGATTAGCCCGCACGATATTCCAGTCACGGCAACTAATCACCCACGGACACGTAACTATCGATAACCGCCGCGTAACCATCCCTGGCTTTATTGTGCCTAAGGAAGCAGAAGCCAAAATCGTCTACTCTCCTGAAAGTGCAGTTGCAAGCCCTGAGCATGCATTACGTGTCGGATTAACAGTTGTTGCAAAACAACCTGAAGTTAGACAACCAACTCGCGGCCGCAGAGGCGGCAGAGGAGGCGGCAGATTCTGA
- a CDS encoding 30S ribosomal protein S11, whose product MLSTANSKRNDRWAIVHIFSSYNNTLIHITDISGAETIARTTGGMFVKADRMESSPYAAMRAATGAAEIARDKGITAIHIKVRAPGGSGPRTPGPGAQAAIRALARFGFRIERIEEVTPIPHDGTRRPGGRRGRRV is encoded by the coding sequence ATTCTGAGCACCGCAAATAGTAAACGTAACGACCGATGGGCAATCGTCCACATCTTTAGTTCCTACAACAACACCCTAATCCACATAACCGACATATCCGGCGCCGAAACCATCGCGCGCACAACCGGTGGTATGTTCGTCAAAGCTGACCGTATGGAATCATCCCCCTACGCAGCTATGCGCGCAGCCACAGGCGCAGCTGAAATTGCACGCGACAAAGGCATCACCGCGATACACATCAAAGTCCGCGCACCCGGCGGCAGTGGCCCAAGAACCCCTGGTCCCGGTGCACAAGCAGCTATTCGAGCATTAGCCCGCTTCGGTTTCCGCATTGAACGCATCGAAGAAGTCACCCCAATTCCCCATGATGGCACAAGACGACCTGGCGGCCGAAGAGGCAGAAGAGTCTAA
- a CDS encoding DNA-directed RNA polymerase subunit D, whose amino-acid sequence MKIKILEKNDSNLRIHVQDADVPLMNALRRLALAEVPCMAIEEVVMIENSSILQDEIIAHRLGLTPLKTDLDAYNLPEECSCQSEFGCAQCRVTLTLDAEAKDGTRTVYSGEIVSENPEILPVSDKVPIIKLAKNQKLKLEAYARLGRGKTHAKWQPVSMCAYKYYPKITPPEEKCADCSKCVDICSKKVLAMKDQKVEVRDLLSCTLCMDCVEACPQKPSPLKIEWEKNAFIMNIESTGALPPDRILKEATKLLGKQLNEFEEQLKAEEL is encoded by the coding sequence GTGAAAATTAAAATCCTGGAAAAAAACGATTCGAACCTGCGTATACATGTACAGGACGCAGATGTTCCTTTAATGAATGCATTGCGTAGGTTAGCACTTGCTGAAGTCCCCTGCATGGCAATCGAAGAAGTTGTCATGATTGAAAACAGCAGTATTCTCCAAGACGAAATCATCGCACACCGCCTCGGTTTAACTCCGCTAAAAACTGATTTAGATGCATACAACCTCCCTGAGGAATGCAGTTGCCAAAGCGAATTCGGCTGCGCTCAATGCCGCGTCACCTTAACTCTTGACGCTGAAGCCAAAGATGGCACCCGAACCGTATATTCAGGCGAAATCGTCTCCGAAAACCCGGAAATTCTTCCAGTATCTGACAAAGTCCCAATAATCAAACTGGCAAAGAACCAGAAGCTAAAACTTGAAGCCTACGCAAGACTCGGCAGAGGAAAAACTCACGCGAAATGGCAACCCGTTTCGATGTGCGCATACAAGTATTATCCAAAAATTACTCCTCCCGAAGAGAAATGCGCTGACTGCTCCAAATGCGTTGACATTTGCTCCAAAAAAGTCTTAGCTATGAAAGACCAAAAAGTCGAAGTCCGCGACTTGCTTAGCTGCACGCTTTGTATGGACTGCGTGGAAGCTTGCCCACAGAAGCCTTCACCGCTAAAAATCGAGTGGGAAAAGAATGCATTCATCATGAATATTGAATCTACAGGTGCGCTTCCTCCAGATCGTATCTTAAAAGAAGCCACCAAACTTTTAGGCAAACAACTAAACGAGTTTGAAGAACAACTTAAGGCTGAAGAACTATGA